In Rosa chinensis cultivar Old Blush chromosome 1, RchiOBHm-V2, whole genome shotgun sequence, a genomic segment contains:
- the LOC112182997 gene encoding RHOMBOID-like protein 12, mitochondrial: MGSVFWSSCLIMCTHWLFISDLSNKCTTQGNNVLTDITLYRLDFTFGPEFLLKLYLAGAIGGSIFYLVHHAFLAASLKNQPFGIMDASKAPGLGASGAVNAIMLLDIFLHSTATLYFDFIIPVPAMLLGIFLIGKDILRIMEGNSQISKSAHLGGAAAATIAWARLRKGHGLFYMSLEIT, encoded by the exons ATGGGCTCTGTCTTCTGGAGCAGCTGCTTGATTATGTGTACCCATTGGCTTTTCATAAGTGACTTAAGTAACAAGTGCACAACTCAAGGAAACAATGTGTTGACGGACATAACTCTTTATAG ATTGGATTTCACTTTTGGGCCTGAGTTTTTGCTGAAGTTGTATCTAGCTGGAGCTATTGGTGGCTCAATCTTTTACTTGGTGCACCATGCCTTCCTTGCTGCATCATTGAAG AATCAACCATTTGGGATTATGGACGCTTCTAAGGCCCCAGGATTG GGGGCAAGCGGTGCTGTTAATGCCATCATGTTGCTTGATATATTCCTTCACTCCACAGCTACCCTCTACTTTGATTTTATCATACCAGTTCCTGCCATGCTGCTG ggaaTCTTTCTAATTGGAAAGGATATCTTAAGAATAATGGAG GGAAACAGTCAGATCTCCAAATCTGCACACTTGGGTGGTGCGGCAGCAGCAACCATAGCCTGGGCAAGACTTCGAAAGGGGCATGGTTTATTCTATATGAGTCTGGAGATTACTTAG